The Alosa alosa isolate M-15738 ecotype Scorff River chromosome 9, AALO_Geno_1.1, whole genome shotgun sequence genome includes a region encoding these proteins:
- the plcxd1 gene encoding PI-PLC X domain-containing protein 1: MSSVVLSEVCEVPLKDLPLDNWMAHLPNALWDIPLCNLSIPGSHNAITYCLDKNDRSPVDLTQPDVLQKLDKYMKPLIRPFVYKWAIAQECTVKEQLDGGVRYCDLRIAHRPNDSSTDLYFYHGVYTTITVETVLKEIREWLDAHPREVVILSFSHFLGLSQELHNILISTIKNVFAAKLCLKSVPVTLRNLWSKGFQVIISYEHNVVNCHSELWSHIPYWWANKSKAEALIEEFERRKQSGRPAGFFVTGINLTEDLKYICSHPTESLKDMVMSTYPTLLAWVKEQRPGSNTGSINIIAGDFVTESQFVPTVIALNEKLLKRTS; the protein is encoded by the exons ATGTCCTCAGTGGTTTTGTCTGAGGTCTGTGAGGTGCCACTCAAAGACCTGCCCTTGGACAACTGGATGGCACACCTACCCAATGCATTGTGGGACATACCACTCTGTAACCTATCCATCCCAG GGAGTCATAATGCGATAACCTACTGCCTTGATAAGAATGACCGGTCCCCAGTGGACCTTACCCAGCCTGATGTGCTACAGAAACTGGACAAGTACATGAAGCCTCTGATTCGCCCTTTTGTTTACAAATGGGCAATTGCACAG GAGTGTACTGTGAAGGAGCAGCTTGATGGTGGAGTCAGATACTGTGACCTCAGGATAGCCCATCGGCCAAACGACAGCTCTACTGACCTGTACTTCTATCATGGAGTGTACACCACAATTACAGTAGAG ACGGTGCTGAAGGAGATAAGAGAATGGCTGGATGCTCACCCCCGCGAGGTCGTCATCTTGTCCTTCAGTCACTTCCTGGGTCTGAGCCAAGAGCTCCACAACATACTCATTTCCACCATCAAGAATGTATTTGCTGCAAAGTTGTGTCTAAAATCG GTGCCAGTGACCTTGCGCAACCTATGGAGTAAAGGATTTCAGGTCATCATTTCTTACGAGCACAATGTAGTTAACTGCCACAGCGAGCTGTGGTCCCACATTCCCTACTGGTGGGCCAACAAGTCCAAAGCTGAGGCCCTCATAGAAGAGTTTGAGCGACGGAAGCAGAGTGGCAGGCCAG ctGGATTTTTTGTCACAGGTATCAATCTCACCGAGGACTTGAAGTATATCTGTTCCCATCCAACTGAATCTCTGAAGGACATGGTCATGTCCACTTACCCAACACTGTTGGCCTGGGTCAAGGAGCAGAGACCTGGCTCCAACACAGGATCAATCAATATCATTGCTGGGGACTTTGTGACTGAGAGCCAGTTTGTACCAACTGTCATTGCACTGAATGAAAAGCTCCTGAAACGGACctcataa